The Acetomicrobium flavidum genome window below encodes:
- a CDS encoding ABC transporter ATP-binding protein yields the protein MSVPICLKHLTKIFNSGEAAFKAVDDVNLQINAGELITLLGPSGCGKTTILRMIAGFETPTEGQVFIGKHDVTSIAANKRNIGFVFQNYALFPHMTVFDNIAYGLKIRKLPTGEIVRRVAEALETVSLGGIEDRFPNQLSGGEQQRVALARVLVINPQVLLMDEPLSNLDAKLRIYMRSEIRSLQKRLGITCVYVTHDQKEALALADRIAVLNGGKVEQIATPFELYTNPTSLFVADFIGQANILKGKLTSIDGNNAKVLISEITVIAHVDEKSLEFKVGDEVAAAIRPESIEIVSPDDGTLRGQIVSSVFLGDEIEYVVKLASGDTIRVVEPYRRDGALWQEGQGIGLHVDPLDVRLLAIM from the coding sequence TTGTCCGTTCCCATTTGTCTTAAGCATTTGACCAAAATATTTAATAGTGGCGAAGCAGCCTTTAAGGCGGTAGACGACGTTAATCTTCAGATTAATGCAGGTGAACTTATAACTTTGCTTGGGCCGTCAGGATGCGGAAAGACCACCATCCTGCGCATGATTGCAGGCTTTGAGACGCCCACAGAAGGACAAGTCTTCATCGGCAAACATGACGTAACGAGCATAGCGGCGAACAAACGAAACATAGGTTTTGTGTTTCAAAACTATGCCTTATTTCCCCATATGACTGTATTTGACAATATCGCTTATGGCCTTAAGATCAGGAAGTTGCCGACTGGAGAGATTGTTAGGCGTGTCGCAGAGGCCCTCGAAACGGTAAGCTTAGGTGGAATAGAAGACCGATTCCCAAATCAGCTTTCGGGCGGAGAACAGCAAAGAGTTGCCTTGGCAAGGGTATTGGTTATTAATCCTCAGGTGCTGCTGATGGACGAACCGTTGTCCAACCTCGATGCGAAGCTTCGAATTTACATGCGCTCTGAAATTCGCAGCTTACAGAAGCGCCTTGGGATCACTTGCGTTTATGTTACCCACGACCAAAAGGAAGCATTAGCTCTGGCAGACAGGATTGCCGTCTTAAACGGGGGCAAGGTTGAACAGATAGCGACGCCATTTGAGCTTTATACGAACCCCACTTCCCTTTTCGTTGCCGACTTCATAGGTCAGGCCAACATTCTTAAGGGAAAATTGACGTCCATTGATGGCAATAATGCTAAAGTGCTAATTAGTGAAATAACAGTTATTGCTCATGTTGACGAAAAAAGTTTAGAGTTTAAAGTGGGAGATGAAGTCGCGGCGGCAATCAGGCCGGAATCGATCGAAATTGTCTCTCCAGATGACGGGACATTGAGGGGCCAAATAGTAAGTAGCGTCTTTTTAGGAGACGAAATTGAATATGTCGTTAAGCTTGCATCGGGCGATACGATCCGCGTGGTCGAACCGTATCGCCGTGATGGTGCCCTTTGGCAGGAAGGGCAAGGCATTGGGCTTCATGTAGATCCGCTGGATGTTAGGCTATTGGCGATAATGTGA
- a CDS encoding ABC transporter permease, with the protein MRYFSKKGIIQKPDAALVVLWLGIWIFLGLFVLYPLVRLIYLVFFADGKLSLAILSKVFGSWYNKKAFVNSMVLASAVGFGGTALGFLFAFSVTRIELPKIVKWFLRAIIVLPFVSPPFTSSIALTMVLGPNGLLLKLLHMPDFNIYGFLGTWIAETLTYFPVAFLTLTAVLEAIDPNLEDAAMSMGSTPWQAFCTVTLPLSIPGLANSFLLLFGSSLADFATPLVMAGHTFPVLTTQAYMQITGMYDMQGGAAISFALLVPALIVYLLQHYWVESRYYVTVSGKAGARSKPKGAGTFAEVVMLAVISLISLFIMFLYSIIFLGSLIKVWGVDNSLTLENYVYVFTVGRKAVKDTVTIALVSTVMGGAVGVVIGYLVNRHELPGRKALEFVSLLNYVLPGTVVGIAYAIAFSSGPIMLTGTMAIIVALCVSRYDATGIRATTATLKQIDTSLEEASLNLGASKLTTFRKVTVPLITPAIITGTQYLFVVSMTAISATIFLVSVRLSLLTVRILECITELLFAQAAAFSVVLILIVAMAMWVIRLLFEALYPNLKWQRGI; encoded by the coding sequence ATGAGGTACTTCAGTAAAAAGGGGATAATTCAAAAACCAGATGCCGCGCTGGTGGTTTTATGGCTTGGGATATGGATATTCTTAGGCCTCTTTGTCTTGTATCCGCTAGTGCGGCTGATTTATCTAGTGTTTTTTGCCGATGGCAAATTGAGCTTGGCGATTTTAAGTAAGGTATTTGGCAGTTGGTACAATAAAAAAGCCTTCGTAAACAGCATGGTTCTGGCTTCAGCGGTAGGATTCGGCGGAACGGCCCTGGGGTTTTTGTTTGCCTTTTCAGTTACGAGGATTGAACTGCCCAAAATCGTCAAGTGGTTTTTACGCGCAATCATCGTGCTTCCCTTCGTATCCCCGCCTTTTACCAGCAGCATTGCCTTAACCATGGTGCTGGGGCCAAACGGATTGTTGCTTAAGCTGCTTCACATGCCCGATTTTAACATTTATGGATTCCTTGGGACCTGGATAGCAGAAACTTTGACCTACTTTCCGGTGGCATTCCTGACGCTTACGGCAGTGCTTGAAGCTATAGACCCAAACCTTGAAGACGCAGCCATGAGCATGGGGAGTACCCCGTGGCAGGCCTTTTGCACGGTGACGTTGCCTTTGAGCATACCGGGGCTTGCAAACTCGTTTTTGCTGCTCTTTGGAAGCTCGCTTGCGGATTTTGCAACTCCACTTGTCATGGCAGGACATACCTTTCCTGTGTTAACGACGCAAGCTTACATGCAAATAACGGGAATGTACGATATGCAAGGAGGAGCCGCTATATCCTTTGCACTGCTCGTTCCCGCCCTGATTGTATACTTGCTTCAGCATTATTGGGTAGAAAGCCGATATTACGTTACCGTGTCAGGCAAAGCAGGAGCCCGTTCCAAACCCAAAGGCGCCGGTACGTTTGCCGAAGTCGTGATGCTAGCTGTAATCTCTCTCATTTCTTTGTTCATCATGTTCTTGTATTCCATTATATTTCTTGGGTCCCTTATCAAAGTTTGGGGAGTGGATAACAGCCTAACCCTTGAAAATTACGTATACGTCTTTACCGTGGGACGAAAGGCCGTGAAAGATACCGTGACAATTGCCCTGGTCTCGACCGTTATGGGAGGCGCGGTGGGAGTCGTAATAGGTTATCTCGTAAACAGACATGAACTGCCCGGACGAAAGGCCTTGGAGTTCGTATCCCTGCTTAATTATGTATTGCCTGGGACAGTCGTAGGCATCGCTTACGCCATTGCATTTAGCTCAGGCCCTATTATGCTTACCGGCACCATGGCGATCATAGTGGCACTATGCGTATCGAGATATGATGCAACCGGAATAAGGGCTACGACGGCAACGCTAAAGCAAATAGATACCTCACTAGAAGAAGCGTCGCTAAACTTGGGCGCTTCGAAGTTGACTACATTTAGAAAGGTAACGGTGCCCTTGATTACACCGGCGATCATAACCGGGACTCAATATTTGTTCGTGGTCTCGATGACCGCTATAAGTGCTACGATATTTTTGGTCTCGGTACGATTGAGCTTGCTGACAGTACGTATACTTGAATGCATTACAGAGCTGCTTTTTGCCCAGGCAGCGGCCTTCTCCGTGGTCCTGATACTGATCGTTGCCATGGCCATGTGGGTTATAAGGTTGCTTTTCGAGGCGCTTTATCCTAACCTCAAGTGGCAAAGGGGGATATAA
- a CDS encoding ABC transporter substrate-binding protein, with amino-acid sequence MKGYGRLVAVVLIAFLGLFTASSAHAEKEQLNAYTIWSERYANAIFSAFTKDTGIKVNWMRFSSGEVQARLEAEKNNPQVDVVFGNMAEAFVDGVQKGLFDPYRPKGAEKIPDAFKDPKGYWTGVAIDPICFMFNKKFLKDHNLNPPSSWQDLLNPVYKGQLQMADPRTSGTGMYRLLSVIQAMGEDKAYKYEKALSQNIQLYTKSGAGGALPIARGQAAGGIFFLVDALEMQKKGYDVVISYPKEGVVAGIEAMGLVRGAKHLDLAKRFLDWASTERMQKLYEENDINLIPSNPNVPVSDPALDISKIKVLPLDVEWAGKNRDRLVERWINEVLQ; translated from the coding sequence ATGAAAGGTTACGGACGTTTAGTTGCGGTTGTTTTAATTGCATTTTTAGGCCTGTTTACGGCCAGTTCTGCCCATGCGGAAAAAGAGCAGCTCAATGCTTACACCATATGGTCCGAGCGCTACGCTAATGCCATATTCAGTGCCTTCACGAAGGATACGGGCATCAAAGTAAACTGGATGAGGTTCTCGTCGGGAGAAGTTCAGGCAAGGCTTGAGGCAGAAAAAAACAACCCTCAGGTTGACGTGGTGTTCGGCAATATGGCCGAGGCGTTTGTAGACGGTGTTCAAAAGGGATTGTTTGATCCTTACAGGCCGAAGGGCGCAGAAAAGATTCCCGATGCCTTCAAAGATCCAAAGGGCTACTGGACAGGCGTGGCCATTGATCCCATTTGTTTCATGTTCAATAAGAAGTTTTTGAAAGACCACAACTTAAATCCGCCCTCGTCTTGGCAGGATCTGTTAAACCCCGTATATAAGGGGCAGCTTCAAATGGCCGACCCAAGGACTTCCGGCACGGGAATGTACAGGTTACTAAGCGTCATACAAGCCATGGGAGAGGATAAGGCTTATAAATACGAAAAGGCCTTAAGCCAAAACATCCAGCTTTATACCAAAAGCGGCGCAGGGGGAGCGCTTCCCATAGCTAGAGGACAGGCAGCGGGCGGTATATTCTTTTTGGTCGATGCCCTGGAGATGCAAAAGAAGGGTTACGACGTAGTCATAAGCTATCCCAAGGAAGGCGTCGTTGCTGGCATAGAGGCAATGGGCTTGGTCAGGGGCGCCAAACACCTGGATCTTGCCAAGAGGTTCTTGGATTGGGCCTCCACAGAAAGGATGCAGAAACTATACGAGGAAAACGATATCAACTTGATACCGAGCAATCCTAACGTGCCGGTTTCCGATCCGGCTTTAGATATATCAAAAATAAAGGTTCTGCCCTTGGACGTCGAGTGGGCGGGTAAAAATCGCGATCGCCTCGTCGAACGATGGATAAATGAGGTACTTCAGTAA
- a CDS encoding ABC transporter ATP-binding protein produces MEALIKVENLKKYFEIKKSMLSKPLQVKAINGISLEIPKGVIFAVVGESGSGKSTLGRVILKLIDPTSGKVFFDGQDITSLKSKDMIKYRKQMQIVQQDPYNSLHPRKLIKDIVGEGLKIHYKLSAEEIYLRIKEILECVGLREEHMFRYPHEFSGGQRQRIAIARALVLRPKFLVLDEPTSALDVSVQARTLALLCELKENFDLTYLFITHNLAVVDYMASHVAVMYLGKIMEIGSKDDIFSRPKHPYTVSLLEAIPSVGKGKRVRMIPRGEIPSPVNLPKGCLFHTRCVQAKDICAKKDPQEVEISPGHMCRCHLYS; encoded by the coding sequence TTGGAAGCCTTGATAAAGGTCGAAAATCTCAAAAAATACTTTGAAATTAAGAAGTCAATGCTGTCGAAGCCGCTTCAGGTTAAAGCGATTAACGGCATCTCTTTGGAAATTCCTAAGGGTGTGATATTTGCCGTCGTCGGCGAATCAGGCTCTGGTAAAAGCACGCTTGGTCGAGTGATACTTAAATTGATCGATCCAACCTCCGGAAAGGTCTTTTTCGACGGCCAAGACATAACTTCGCTTAAATCCAAAGATATGATCAAATATAGAAAACAGATGCAGATTGTTCAGCAAGACCCTTACAACTCACTGCATCCGAGAAAGTTAATAAAGGATATCGTGGGAGAGGGTTTGAAGATTCATTACAAACTTTCCGCAGAGGAGATATATTTGAGGATCAAGGAGATACTGGAATGCGTCGGCTTGCGCGAGGAGCATATGTTTCGCTATCCCCATGAGTTTTCCGGAGGGCAACGCCAAAGGATAGCAATAGCCAGGGCTTTGGTCCTAAGGCCCAAATTTTTAGTCCTAGACGAACCTACGTCCGCACTTGATGTATCTGTTCAGGCAAGGACGCTGGCTTTACTGTGCGAACTTAAGGAAAACTTTGACTTGACCTATTTGTTTATAACCCATAACCTTGCCGTGGTAGATTACATGGCCTCCCATGTGGCAGTGATGTATCTTGGCAAAATTATGGAGATTGGGTCGAAAGACGATATATTTTCCAGGCCCAAGCATCCCTACACCGTTAGCCTGCTAGAGGCCATCCCAAGCGTGGGGAAGGGCAAAAGGGTCCGCATGATACCGCGAGGAGAGATTCCAAGCCCCGTCAACCTTCCAAAGGGTTGCCTGTTTCACACTAGATGCGTACAAGCAAAGGATATATGCGCAAAAAAAGACCCCCAAGAGGTCGAGATCTCGCCTGGACATATGTGTAGATGTCACCTTTATTCTTGA
- a CDS encoding ABC transporter ATP-binding protein: MKRLLDVSDLRVMFHTYRGTIKALNGVRLWLNEEERLGIVGETGCGKSVSALSIMRLIDPPGEITDGEIVFEGLDLLKMSEEEMDKSVRGKKISMIFQEPVSALNPVFKVGFQIAEAIAHSNDISMDEAYKKVPESLEMVGLDWKRSMELYPHELSGGMAQRVMIAMALAVKPKLLIADEPTSALDVTIQAQILQLLDELVRMGKNAVILITHDLGIASEFCDRITVMYAGNVIEVSDSQEVFQSPLHPYSKGLINSIPIIGASKVLRGIPGSVPDLVSPPPGCRFHPRCEFCFDRCRVELPDLREVKPDHFVACHLYSDDSKEG, from the coding sequence ATGAAGAGGCTACTTGATGTCTCAGATTTGCGGGTCATGTTTCATACCTACAGGGGAACTATCAAAGCGCTTAATGGAGTAAGGCTATGGCTTAACGAAGAGGAACGCTTAGGCATAGTTGGGGAAACGGGTTGCGGTAAGTCCGTGTCCGCTCTTTCTATAATGAGGCTCATAGATCCTCCTGGAGAGATAACGGATGGCGAGATAGTATTTGAGGGGTTAGACCTCTTGAAGATGTCGGAAGAAGAGATGGACAAGTCGGTTCGCGGCAAAAAGATCTCCATGATCTTTCAAGAGCCCGTATCTGCCCTTAACCCTGTCTTTAAAGTGGGATTTCAAATAGCGGAAGCAATTGCTCACAGCAACGATATTAGTATGGATGAAGCTTATAAAAAAGTACCTGAAAGCCTTGAGATGGTGGGTCTCGATTGGAAGAGGTCCATGGAGCTCTATCCCCACGAATTGAGCGGCGGCATGGCCCAGCGGGTGATGATAGCTATGGCGCTTGCGGTAAAACCTAAACTCTTGATCGCTGACGAACCTACGTCTGCATTAGACGTCACAATTCAGGCACAGATACTTCAACTGCTAGATGAGCTAGTTAGGATGGGGAAAAATGCCGTCATCTTGATAACCCACGACCTTGGAATAGCTTCCGAGTTTTGCGATAGGATAACGGTGATGTACGCCGGAAACGTCATAGAGGTATCCGATTCGCAGGAGGTCTTTCAAAGCCCCCTGCACCCCTACAGCAAGGGTCTTATCAATTCCATACCAATCATAGGAGCTTCAAAGGTTTTAAGGGGCATCCCAGGTTCTGTTCCGGACCTCGTCTCTCCTCCTCCTGGATGCAGGTTTCATCCCAGATGCGAATTTTGTTTCGACAGATGTCGCGTAGAGCTCCCCGATCTTAGGGAAGTAAAACCGGACCATTTCGTCGCATGCCATCTATATTCCGACGACTCTAAGGAGGGTTAG
- a CDS encoding ABC transporter permease codes for METEGSNIVVSRRKLMLEDWKHTLYLWRQNKLAMIGTVIIVFFIAIAVFAPLIAPYDPVKVDLSQALLSPSFEHIFGTDQFGRDIFSRVIYGARIEVGIILLVTVISGAIGIAVGITAGYFGGVIDEILMRITDIFLAFPNLILAMALSAMLGRGVFNAIIAISLVGWTVIARLSRAEAMKIKSLPYIEAIRALGAGNLRILLLHILPMCMSPVLVQLSLRMGSIILTAAGLGFLGLGAQPPTPEWGAIVSDGRSYLVDQWWISTFPGLFIALVVLGFNLLGDGIRDIMDPRIRR; via the coding sequence TTGGAAACTGAAGGCTCTAATATCGTCGTTTCAAGGCGCAAACTTATGCTTGAGGATTGGAAGCATACTCTTTATCTATGGAGACAGAACAAGTTGGCCATGATAGGCACAGTTATCATCGTCTTTTTCATAGCGATAGCTGTATTTGCTCCCCTAATTGCACCTTACGATCCCGTGAAGGTCGATCTTTCTCAAGCCCTGCTTTCCCCAAGCTTTGAACATATATTTGGGACAGATCAGTTCGGAAGGGATATCTTTAGCCGAGTGATATACGGTGCCCGTATTGAAGTGGGCATCATTTTGCTTGTGACTGTCATCAGTGGGGCGATAGGGATTGCAGTTGGCATTACGGCAGGTTATTTCGGTGGCGTCATCGACGAGATACTGATGAGGATCACCGACATATTCTTGGCCTTCCCCAACCTCATCCTTGCCATGGCCTTGTCGGCTATGCTTGGCCGCGGCGTGTTTAATGCCATAATAGCCATATCCCTGGTGGGTTGGACCGTTATCGCCAGATTATCGCGTGCGGAGGCCATGAAGATCAAGTCATTGCCATACATTGAAGCCATAAGGGCATTGGGTGCCGGCAACCTACGCATACTTCTTCTTCATATATTGCCCATGTGCATGTCTCCCGTCTTAGTGCAGCTGTCTTTGAGGATGGGATCCATCATCCTTACCGCAGCCGGTTTAGGCTTTCTGGGACTGGGTGCACAACCTCCTACGCCCGAATGGGGCGCAATAGTGAGCGATGGCCGAAGCTACCTTGTCGATCAGTGGTGGATATCGACCTTTCCTGGACTGTTTATAGCCTTGGTGGTCTTGGGCTTTAATCTGCTTGGCGACGGCATTCGCGACATCATGGACCCGAGGATCAGGAGGTAA
- a CDS encoding ABC transporter permease: protein MRLETFIIKRLFLMLVVLFGVSVVVFVVARAIPADPVGAILGGNAPLDVVEDMTRRLGLDKPLFDQFVDFITGAARGDLGVSIKSNRPVIKDIAEFFPATLELAIVAALISVLLGVPLGIFSAVHRNKLIDHFCRVFSILGVSMPVFWTGLLLLILFYYHLGWLPGSGRVDIFTVVPPRVTGLLLMDSLLAGDFGAFKDALLHIILPAVVLGYSSTASIARIMRSSMLDVLRQDFIRTARAKGIGRKLVIYRHALRNALIPVVTIIGLTFGGLLEGAVLTETIFGWPGLGRYIVNSLLLLDYPAIMGGTLFVAVVYSLVNLVVDIVYAALDPRMRV from the coding sequence ATGAGGCTTGAAACCTTCATCATTAAGAGGCTATTTTTAATGCTCGTCGTCCTTTTCGGGGTTTCCGTTGTCGTGTTTGTGGTGGCGAGGGCAATACCTGCCGATCCGGTTGGAGCCATCCTGGGTGGAAATGCCCCCTTGGATGTCGTCGAGGACATGACAAGACGATTGGGCCTGGATAAGCCGCTGTTCGATCAATTTGTAGATTTCATAACCGGCGCTGCAAGAGGAGATTTGGGCGTGTCCATCAAGAGCAACAGGCCTGTCATAAAGGATATAGCCGAGTTTTTTCCTGCGACACTTGAACTTGCTATAGTTGCTGCTTTAATATCCGTGTTGTTGGGGGTGCCACTCGGTATTTTTTCGGCAGTACACAGAAACAAACTAATAGATCACTTCTGTAGGGTTTTTTCGATATTGGGGGTATCTATGCCAGTCTTTTGGACCGGGCTTTTGCTGTTGATCTTGTTTTATTATCATTTGGGTTGGTTGCCGGGAAGCGGACGCGTGGACATATTCACCGTTGTCCCACCCAGGGTAACGGGTCTTTTGTTGATGGACTCATTGCTTGCGGGGGATTTTGGAGCTTTTAAGGATGCTCTTTTGCATATAATACTACCTGCTGTCGTGCTCGGGTATTCCTCTACGGCCTCTATCGCAAGGATCATGCGTTCCAGCATGCTTGATGTCTTGAGGCAGGATTTCATAAGGACGGCCAGGGCAAAGGGAATTGGAAGAAAGCTCGTGATATACAGGCATGCCTTGCGCAACGCGTTAATTCCGGTAGTGACCATAATAGGATTGACGTTTGGCGGACTGCTTGAAGGGGCCGTCCTGACAGAGACCATATTTGGATGGCCGGGCCTTGGTCGATACATAGTAAATTCGCTGTTACTCCTGGATTACCCCGCCATCATGGGAGGCACTTTATTCGTTGCAGTGGTCTACTCTCTGGTCAACTTAGTGGTCGACATCGTTTATGCTGCACTCGATCCCAGGATGAGAGTTTAG
- a CDS encoding ABC transporter substrate-binding protein produces MWKRVMILFLALSSLLTFASNSPAATPKDSLVIAADTQILISLDPAVCYETFAAQITEAGYSGLTSIQPVNGVLTPVPCLAEKWDILDNGTKYVFHLRKNARFSNGDPVTADDVVFSFQRLLSINKSPAWLLEEIGLTKENMQETIAKQDDNTVVLKTKPLAPNVILSILGGSWGGIVNKKVVMANEVNGDFGEAYLLDKSVGAGAGPYEIVEWKRNDHILLRANKYYWAGIPAIKQIYIKDVPEATTQFLLVQKGDADVAWRVTTEQAAQLKNSPQKGIKLVTVPSQSNEYVAMNAQWGPFKDERVLQAIKYAIDYDAIIKSVMKGFAILNQNFIPIGYFGYVEMNPYKKDLAKAKQLLKEAGYSNGFEVELLTNPTQIRTDEAIIIQSNLAEVGIKVNVTTMPASEMYAKFRQQGHQMILAGWGIDYPDPDALAKPFANYKVKQLAWRTMWYDDYAANLAEKAGQELDQARRLELYRTLQEYWIKKSPFIMLYQPLDFWVVRDNVMGFEEAATGYSITFDFTKITKK; encoded by the coding sequence ATGTGGAAAAGGGTAATGATTTTGTTTCTGGCGTTATCAAGCCTTCTTACCTTTGCCTCTAACTCTCCTGCAGCGACGCCTAAAGACTCATTGGTAATTGCCGCAGATACTCAAATACTGATCTCTTTGGATCCTGCCGTCTGTTATGAAACTTTTGCGGCGCAGATTACAGAAGCAGGCTATTCAGGGCTTACATCGATCCAGCCTGTTAATGGAGTCTTGACTCCTGTTCCTTGCTTGGCTGAAAAGTGGGATATCTTAGATAACGGTACAAAGTACGTATTTCACCTAAGAAAAAATGCGCGCTTTTCTAACGGAGATCCCGTGACGGCCGATGATGTGGTCTTTTCTTTCCAAAGGCTCTTGAGCATCAACAAATCCCCTGCCTGGTTGTTGGAAGAAATAGGCCTGACCAAGGAAAACATGCAAGAAACTATCGCTAAGCAGGACGATAATACGGTCGTGTTAAAGACCAAGCCTCTTGCTCCCAACGTAATTTTATCCATCCTTGGAGGTTCTTGGGGTGGCATCGTAAACAAAAAAGTCGTAATGGCAAACGAGGTCAATGGCGACTTTGGAGAGGCTTACCTTTTGGATAAATCAGTAGGTGCCGGTGCCGGGCCTTACGAGATAGTAGAATGGAAGAGAAATGACCATATTTTACTTCGCGCGAACAAATACTATTGGGCTGGGATTCCTGCAATAAAACAGATCTACATCAAAGATGTTCCTGAAGCTACAACCCAGTTCTTATTGGTTCAAAAAGGCGACGCCGATGTGGCCTGGAGGGTAACTACGGAACAGGCTGCCCAGCTTAAAAACTCACCCCAAAAGGGAATAAAATTAGTGACAGTGCCGTCTCAGTCCAACGAATACGTAGCGATGAACGCCCAATGGGGGCCCTTCAAGGATGAGCGCGTACTTCAGGCCATCAAATACGCCATAGATTATGACGCCATCATTAAATCAGTCATGAAGGGCTTTGCTATACTCAATCAAAACTTCATACCAATCGGATATTTCGGATATGTAGAGATGAACCCCTACAAAAAAGACCTAGCTAAGGCCAAACAGCTGCTTAAAGAAGCTGGATATTCAAATGGCTTCGAGGTGGAACTCTTGACAAACCCAACGCAAATTAGGACGGACGAGGCAATTATAATCCAGTCAAATCTCGCAGAGGTTGGCATAAAGGTCAATGTCACGACTATGCCTGCTTCAGAGATGTACGCTAAATTTAGGCAGCAGGGTCACCAAATGATCTTGGCCGGATGGGGCATAGATTATCCGGATCCCGATGCTTTGGCAAAGCCGTTTGCCAATTATAAGGTAAAACAGCTCGCCTGGAGAACCATGTGGTATGACGATTACGCCGCTAATCTGGCCGAAAAGGCGGGACAAGAACTTGATCAAGCGCGCAGGCTTGAGCTTTACAGAACACTTCAGGAATACTGGATAAAAAAGAGCCCCTTTATAATGCTATATCAACCTTTGGATTTCTGGGTTGTAAGGGACAATGTGATGGGGTTTGAAGAGGCTGCTACTGGCTACAGCATAACCTTCGATTTCACGAAAATTACAAAAAAGTGA
- a CDS encoding M20 metallopeptidase family protein has protein sequence MSERGLDAKIVDMAKELQGFTVEMRRDFHKHPETKFEEQRTSEIVENFLRDCGYATQRAAGTGVIGILECNTGKAKSTVALRADMDALNVEEQNDVSYKSTIPGKMHACGHDAHTAMLMSAAKIISSLKDHLVGTVKLVFQPGEEGGAGAKKVMDEGHLNDVDAIFGIHVWVELPSGVLATRKGPMMASSDGFEICITGKGGHAAHPHLTNDPTAPAADIYNAFHKLISRAVNPFFPAVITLPQLEASNGYNVIPDSVKMRGTLRTFDSDLRNKLMDHMRSITEHYAKGWGCNSSFELFRAPYPPLINNPDLVDFVTEALCMLGPVAEAEMTMGGEDFAFYTQKIPGAFLQLGIGNKEKNVIFPHHHPKFDIDEDVLWKGVAAYALIAYKYNMLS, from the coding sequence ATGAGCGAACGTGGTTTGGATGCGAAGATTGTAGATATGGCTAAAGAACTGCAGGGGTTTACCGTGGAAATGCGCAGAGATTTTCACAAGCATCCCGAGACAAAGTTTGAGGAACAAAGGACGTCTGAAATTGTGGAGAACTTCTTGAGGGATTGCGGCTATGCAACGCAAAGGGCTGCAGGTACAGGGGTGATAGGTATCCTTGAATGTAACACCGGCAAGGCAAAAAGCACTGTCGCTTTGCGGGCTGACATGGATGCCCTGAACGTGGAGGAACAAAACGACGTTTCCTATAAATCCACAATTCCCGGTAAGATGCATGCCTGTGGGCATGATGCGCATACGGCAATGCTCATGAGCGCAGCAAAAATAATATCCAGTTTAAAAGATCATCTAGTCGGAACCGTCAAATTGGTGTTTCAACCCGGGGAGGAAGGTGGAGCCGGCGCCAAAAAAGTCATGGATGAAGGTCACCTGAATGACGTCGATGCCATATTTGGTATCCATGTGTGGGTAGAGCTTCCTTCTGGAGTGTTGGCTACAAGAAAGGGTCCTATGATGGCCTCTTCGGACGGATTTGAGATATGCATCACGGGAAAGGGTGGGCACGCAGCACATCCTCATCTGACAAATGACCCGACTGCCCCCGCTGCGGATATATATAACGCCTTTCATAAGCTTATCTCTAGAGCTGTCAACCCTTTCTTTCCGGCAGTCATAACTTTACCCCAATTGGAGGCCAGCAACGGCTATAATGTCATCCCCGATTCCGTCAAGATGAGAGGGACCTTGAGGACATTTGATTCCGATTTAAGGAATAAACTGATGGATCATATGCGATCCATTACGGAACATTACGCAAAGGGATGGGGCTGCAATTCTTCCTTTGAGTTATTTAGAGCCCCGTATCCCCCGCTCATAAATAACCCTGACCTTGTGGATTTCGTTACCGAAGCTTTATGCATGCTTGGGCCTGTCGCCGAAGCGGAAATGACGATGGGAGGCGAAGACTTTGCCTTTTATACCCAGAAAATCCCCGGGGCGTTTCTGCAGCTTGGCATTGGGAATAAGGAGAAGAACGTGATCTTCCCCCACCATCACCCAAAGTTTGACATAGACGAAGATGTTCTTTGGAAGGGCGTAGCAGCTTATGCTTTGATAGCTTATAAATATAATATGTTAAGCTAA